The Coffea arabica cultivar ET-39 chromosome 3c, Coffea Arabica ET-39 HiFi, whole genome shotgun sequence genome contains a region encoding:
- the LOC113737324 gene encoding uncharacterized protein has product MASSKNLLFLIGVLFALVLLISSDATAADQKSVKTTGVHDASSGEVHQDSKSEDRCRHGCCHWYHGHCQRCCRTAEETPEVTSGDEDTVTADRCRHGCCRWYHGHCQRCCPPEDRCRHGCCHWYHGHCQRCCPPAEETPEHRCRHGCCRWYHGHCQRCCPPAEETCRHGCCHWYHGHCQRCCRTAEQTPEATSGDEVKN; this is encoded by the exons ATGGCATCTTCAAAAAATTTGCTCTTTCTTATTGGTGTTCTTTTTGCACTTGTGCTCCTCATTTCCTCTGATGCAACAGCTGCAG ATCAGAAGAGCGTGAAAACCACTGGTGTCCACGATGCCAGTTCAGGCGAGGTTCATCAGGATAGCAAAAGCGAAGATCGTTGCAGACATGGTTGCTGCCACTGGTACCATGGACACTGCCAAAGATGCTGTCGAACTGCCGAGGAGACCCCTGAAGTCACATCTGGAGATGAGGATACCGTAACCGCAGATCGTTGCAGACATGGTTGCTGCCGCTGGTACCATGGACATTGCCAAAGATGCTGTCCACCTGAAGATCGTTGCAGACATGGTTGCTGCCACTGGTACCATGGACATTGCCAAAGATGCTGTCCACCTGCTGAGGAGACCCCTGAACATCGTTGCAGACATGGTTGCTGCCGCTGGTACCATGGACATTGCCAAAGATGCTGTCCGCCTGCTGAGGAGACTTGCAGACATGGTTGCTGCCACTGGTACCATGGACATTGCCAAAGATGCTGTCGAACTGCTGAGCAGACCCCTGAAGCTACATCCGGAGATGAGGTCAAAAATTAA